The proteins below are encoded in one region of Pseudonocardia sp. DSM 110487:
- a CDS encoding NlpC/P60 family protein — MSARTGRRVVMGVLAVVVGVGGIAVGLVRGDQVRLLPQAPSAAASSLSGTPVSDLRFLRREEPARSTVVDAAGTVLATFTDGARTVTLDGPERTFAEPQFPGRAVTTRVWVRLLPEEWNPEDENAPWVRDWLQTHLGSTEPDVLAFAKDYLDGAPEERDAQEVRFKGDASFGPPPPPGRPPIESNDFYDYLGVDWTFADGARREPDPVRYGTADCSGFVRLVYGFRAGYPLIPTNERGPGLPRRARAMSEVGPGVTLLPDTGGIPTNLGVLQAGDLLFFDLDKTVDGRTDHVAIYLGRDESGGHRFVSSRVRADGPTLGDLGGTSLLDDGGYYSRSLRSAKRL, encoded by the coding sequence GTGAGCGCGCGCACCGGGCGCCGGGTCGTCATGGGCGTGTTGGCCGTCGTCGTCGGCGTCGGCGGGATCGCCGTCGGGTTGGTGCGCGGCGATCAGGTGCGGCTGCTGCCGCAGGCCCCGTCGGCCGCCGCCTCCTCGCTGTCGGGCACGCCGGTCTCGGACCTGCGTTTCCTCCGGCGTGAGGAGCCCGCTCGCTCCACGGTCGTCGACGCGGCGGGCACAGTGCTCGCCACCTTCACCGACGGCGCGCGCACCGTCACCCTTGACGGGCCGGAGCGTACGTTCGCCGAGCCCCAGTTCCCCGGCCGGGCCGTGACCACGCGGGTGTGGGTGCGGCTGCTGCCCGAGGAATGGAACCCGGAGGACGAGAACGCGCCATGGGTGCGCGACTGGCTGCAGACCCACCTCGGCAGCACCGAGCCCGACGTGCTGGCGTTCGCGAAGGACTACCTGGACGGCGCACCGGAGGAGCGGGATGCCCAGGAGGTGCGGTTCAAGGGCGACGCGAGCTTCGGCCCGCCTCCGCCGCCGGGCCGGCCGCCCATCGAGAGCAACGACTTCTACGACTATCTCGGCGTCGACTGGACCTTCGCGGACGGCGCGAGGCGCGAGCCCGACCCGGTGCGCTACGGGACCGCCGACTGCTCCGGCTTCGTCCGGCTCGTCTACGGCTTCCGGGCCGGATATCCGCTGATCCCCACGAACGAGCGGGGACCGGGACTGCCGCGGCGGGCGCGGGCGATGTCCGAGGTCGGGCCGGGTGTCACCCTGTTGCCCGACACCGGCGGGATCCCGACGAACCTCGGCGTGCTGCAGGCCGGTGACCTGCTGTTCTTCGACCTGGACAAGACGGTCGACGGCCGGACCGACCACGTGGCGATCTACCTGGGGCGGGACGAGTCGGGCGGGCATCGGTTCGTCTCCAGCCGGGTGCGCGCCGACGGTCCGACGCTCGGTGACCTCGGTGGCACGTCCCTGCTCGACGACGGCGGGTACTACTCGCGGTCGTTGCGGTCGGCGAAGCGGCTGTGA
- a CDS encoding poly-gamma-glutamate biosynthesis protein PgsC/CapC, which produces MFAGTLAPQAATIALAIGLLLALICYLTTNLSPGGMITPGWLALTLVEDGWKVAVIAGVTVITYVGVRGLQRVMILYGKRLFAAVMLLSVLLSTALFLLVQRDYPLIFAHETLGFVIPGLVAYQLVRQPPLATVLATSAVSLTSYGVLASGLVLGAVTAL; this is translated from the coding sequence ATGTTCGCCGGCACTCTCGCGCCGCAGGCAGCGACCATCGCGCTGGCGATCGGGCTGTTGCTCGCGCTCATCTGCTACCTCACCACCAACCTCTCGCCGGGCGGCATGATCACGCCCGGTTGGCTGGCCCTCACCCTCGTCGAGGACGGGTGGAAGGTCGCGGTGATCGCAGGCGTCACGGTGATCACCTATGTCGGGGTGCGCGGCCTGCAGCGGGTGATGATCCTCTACGGCAAGCGGCTGTTCGCGGCCGTGATGCTGCTGTCGGTGCTGCTCTCGACCGCCCTGTTCCTCCTGGTCCAGCGGGACTACCCGCTGATCTTCGCGCACGAGACGCTCGGCTTCGTGATCCCGGGGCTGGTGGCCTACCAGCTCGTGCGGCAGCCACCGTTGGCCACCGTGCTTGCGACGTCGGCGGTGAGCCTGACCAGCTACGGGGTGCTGGCGAGCGGGCTGGTGCTCGGGGCGGTGACGGCCCTGTGA
- the pgsB gene encoding poly-gamma-glutamate synthase PgsB, protein MTFLFGVYVGGCLLLLLAGLVEQRGHHRRLNSIPQRVVVNGIRGKSSITRLCAGALRGGGLRTVAKTTGTAARFVFPDGTEEPIHRKFGLANIVEQIGIVRRAAALQPDALVIECMAVLPDLQEINERKLVRSTICVICNVREDHLDEMGPTLDDVARSLSRSMPVGGICVTAEQDRLHILQEEADKRNCELVAVNPDSVRDEEMERFRWITFKENVAIALAVAQMCGVARGEAMAGMVAARPDPGTVTVDTYVTDRGYLAFANIFAANDPESTLMNIHLLEDRGLLYDPLTVVINCRPDRIERNRQMGELTGRILPDRIVLIGEQTHSARTAVPRKLTDRVVDLGGDLDIDAFLDEVAFGPEGDGSVVAVGNIHGQGEVLLSRIAALPRAVPSEVG, encoded by the coding sequence GTGACGTTCCTCTTCGGCGTGTACGTCGGTGGCTGCCTGTTGCTCCTGCTGGCCGGGCTGGTCGAGCAGCGAGGCCACCACCGGCGACTGAACTCGATCCCGCAGCGGGTCGTCGTGAACGGCATCCGCGGTAAGAGCTCCATCACCCGGCTGTGTGCCGGCGCGCTGCGCGGCGGAGGCCTGCGGACGGTCGCGAAGACCACCGGTACGGCCGCCCGCTTCGTGTTCCCGGACGGCACGGAGGAACCGATCCACCGCAAGTTCGGCCTCGCCAACATCGTCGAGCAGATCGGGATCGTCCGGCGGGCCGCGGCCCTGCAGCCGGACGCGCTGGTGATCGAGTGCATGGCCGTGCTCCCGGACCTGCAGGAGATCAACGAGAGGAAGTTGGTCCGTTCCACGATCTGCGTGATCTGCAACGTGCGGGAGGACCACCTCGACGAGATGGGCCCCACTCTCGACGATGTGGCGCGATCCCTGTCGCGCTCGATGCCGGTGGGCGGTATCTGCGTCACCGCCGAGCAGGACCGGCTGCACATCCTGCAGGAGGAGGCCGACAAGCGGAACTGCGAGCTCGTCGCGGTGAACCCGGACTCCGTGCGGGACGAGGAGATGGAGCGGTTCCGCTGGATCACGTTCAAGGAGAACGTGGCGATCGCGCTGGCCGTGGCGCAGATGTGCGGCGTCGCCCGCGGTGAGGCCATGGCCGGGATGGTCGCGGCCCGCCCCGATCCCGGCACGGTCACCGTCGACACCTACGTCACCGACCGCGGCTATCTCGCCTTCGCGAACATCTTCGCCGCGAACGACCCCGAGTCGACGCTGATGAACATCCACCTGCTCGAGGACCGTGGCTTGCTCTACGACCCGCTCACGGTCGTGATCAACTGCCGGCCCGACCGCATCGAGCGCAACCGGCAGATGGGCGAGCTGACCGGCCGGATCCTGCCGGACCGGATCGTCCTGATCGGGGAGCAGACCCACAGCGCACGGACCGCGGTGCCCCGGAAGCTGACCGACCGGGTGGTCGACCTCGGCGGTGATCTCGACATTGACGCGTTCCTGGACGAGGTCGCGTTCGGGCCGGAGGGCGACGGCAGCGTGGTCGCGGTCGGCAACATTCACGGGCAGGGTGAGGTGCTGCTCTCCCGCATCGCCGCGCTGCCCCGGGCCGTACCGTCCGAGGTGGGTTGA
- a CDS encoding HAMP domain-containing protein — protein MRVVSAPSFTPFLRPRFPAGVSGGPLVALLALLAGAAALSAIAVGGGGWPDWWLPRTLVVVAAVGYVLVWAGLVAPVRRFGAAMARMAIEGRVELVVSRARVAELDRVALALYRFRGSRLGRRGSRSLGVPLAVAPCLAALLVLGWVVVAATATVGGAVPAPAELVREVGVRADERAAELDSAVRGGLAALQRAADPPTGGVVTDPANTAGQILAAQPLFRSVSVVDRAGRPIATAGLPLGEPVTALPSESRVVQANTAGSEPLVRASTPMRDGASVLVAEFDPRALNAVIRAGGSTRVVDPQRATVLDSGGYTAFAPLDDPALEALAGTVPTDSPRAEQLADGRVAAARLVSPPGAPTDLGWVLIEEQDVAIAAFADDGSRRGTIVVIAVSASVAMGALAWTLVTVVLPARRLARHVERLAAGDEVPPLAPQRLDELGTAVAATNRFVAAHARLDEEVRS, from the coding sequence ATGAGGGTGGTCTCCGCCCCGTCGTTCACACCCTTCCTGCGGCCCCGCTTCCCGGCAGGCGTGAGCGGCGGGCCGCTCGTCGCACTGCTCGCGCTGCTCGCCGGTGCGGCTGCGCTCAGCGCCATCGCGGTCGGCGGCGGCGGGTGGCCGGACTGGTGGCTCCCCAGAACCCTCGTGGTGGTGGCAGCCGTCGGGTATGTCCTGGTGTGGGCCGGTCTCGTAGCACCGGTCCGGCGATTCGGCGCGGCGATGGCCCGGATGGCTATCGAGGGGCGTGTCGAGCTGGTCGTGTCGCGTGCGCGGGTCGCCGAGCTCGACCGTGTCGCGCTGGCCCTGTACCGGTTCCGCGGCAGCCGGCTCGGCCGGCGCGGCTCCCGTTCTCTCGGGGTTCCGCTGGCCGTGGCACCGTGCCTGGCCGCCCTGCTGGTCCTCGGCTGGGTCGTGGTGGCCGCGACCGCAACCGTCGGCGGAGCTGTGCCGGCCCCAGCCGAGCTCGTCCGCGAGGTGGGTGTGCGGGCCGACGAGCGGGCCGCGGAACTGGACTCCGCAGTGCGTGGCGGGCTCGCCGCGCTGCAACGGGCGGCCGACCCGCCGACCGGTGGCGTTGTCACCGATCCCGCCAACACCGCCGGGCAGATCCTCGCGGCCCAGCCGCTGTTCCGGTCGGTCTCGGTCGTCGACAGAGCGGGCAGGCCGATCGCGACCGCAGGTCTCCCGCTCGGCGAACCGGTCACCGCCCTGCCATCCGAGTCACGGGTCGTGCAGGCCAACACCGCCGGTAGCGAGCCGCTCGTCCGCGCGTCGACCCCGATGCGGGACGGCGCGAGTGTGCTCGTGGCCGAATTCGACCCGCGCGCGCTCAACGCTGTGATCCGCGCGGGCGGGTCCACTCGCGTGGTCGACCCGCAGCGAGCCACCGTGCTCGACAGCGGCGGGTACACCGCGTTCGCACCACTGGACGACCCGGCGCTCGAGGCTCTCGCCGGGACGGTGCCCACGGATTCGCCCAGGGCCGAGCAGCTGGCGGACGGTCGGGTCGCCGCGGCCCGGCTCGTGAGCCCTCCGGGCGCACCCACCGATCTCGGATGGGTGCTCATCGAGGAGCAGGACGTCGCCATCGCCGCGTTCGCGGACGATGGCAGCCGGCGGGGCACGATCGTCGTGATCGCGGTGAGCGCAAGCGTGGCGATGGGGGCACTCGCGTGGACCTTGGTCACGGTCGTCCTGCCCGCCCGCCGGCTGGCCCGGCACGTCGAACGGCTGGCCGCCGGGGACGAGGTGCCCCCGCTCGCTCCGCAGCGCCTCGACGAGCTCGGCACCGCCGTCGCGGCGACCAACCGGTTCGTCGCGGCGCACGCCCGCCTCGATGAGGAAGTCCGCTCGTGA
- a CDS encoding PQQ-binding-like beta-propeller repeat protein produces the protein MIHTGTVLSRRRLFLGLGAVAVVGAGATSCAAARQQWTHNLGGRLRGLAAGDGVVFAAGADDNRSAAAIDVRTGEARWTYEMTSAVNGPITVDDLVMVDDRYGVHALDAATGTRRWMDEEAWLVDAGDGIVLCGHETPDNGYTLTAVDAASGEARWIVPLGPSPGDPAAIAGSRVHIGSSEVLHTLDAATGATVWEQPLRHSTDPVGITVAGAVVCCAEDFRPGGTSSIRDLIEYGSISQVGFDAASGRQLWRRADEEWATAHASTLCISARSYEVVAWDAATGATRWTVYPLNDAPATIGAAPVVAGDSCLLAYYRLSTQRTTTDGAPDMQVVVLALAADTGESRWSAEIDLGAYPETPKQDPQLALTVVGDTVVVGHDRGTVVGIA, from the coding sequence ATGATCCACACGGGCACCGTGCTGTCCCGTCGCCGGTTGTTTCTCGGGCTGGGTGCCGTGGCGGTGGTCGGGGCCGGAGCGACGTCCTGCGCAGCTGCCCGGCAGCAATGGACCCACAACCTGGGAGGCCGACTCCGGGGTCTCGCCGCGGGTGACGGCGTCGTTTTCGCCGCGGGGGCCGACGACAATAGGTCGGCGGCGGCGATCGACGTCCGGACCGGTGAGGCCCGGTGGACCTACGAGATGACATCGGCGGTGAACGGCCCCATCACCGTTGACGACCTCGTGATGGTCGACGACCGCTACGGCGTCCACGCCCTCGACGCCGCCACCGGCACCCGGCGTTGGATGGACGAGGAGGCGTGGTTGGTCGACGCGGGCGACGGGATTGTGCTGTGCGGCCACGAAACCCCCGACAACGGATACACGCTCACCGCCGTCGACGCGGCCAGCGGGGAAGCACGCTGGATCGTCCCGCTCGGCCCGAGCCCCGGCGACCCCGCGGCCATCGCGGGGAGCCGCGTGCACATCGGCTCCAGCGAAGTCCTGCACACCCTCGACGCGGCCACCGGCGCGACGGTGTGGGAGCAGCCGCTGCGCCACTCGACGGACCCGGTGGGGATCACCGTCGCCGGCGCGGTTGTATGTTGCGCCGAGGATTTCCGCCCCGGGGGCACCTCCTCTATCAGAGATTTGATCGAGTACGGCTCCATCTCGCAGGTCGGGTTCGACGCGGCCTCCGGCCGGCAACTGTGGCGCCGCGCAGATGAGGAATGGGCCACCGCGCATGCCAGCACCCTCTGCATCTCCGCTCGCTCCTACGAAGTGGTGGCGTGGGACGCGGCGACCGGCGCGACGCGCTGGACGGTCTACCCGCTCAACGACGCACCCGCCACGATCGGCGCCGCGCCCGTCGTGGCGGGCGATTCCTGCCTCCTCGCCTACTACCGGCTCTCCACGCAGCGCACCACGACGGACGGCGCCCCGGACATGCAGGTCGTCGTCCTCGCCCTCGCGGCCGACACCGGGGAATCACGCTGGTCCGCCGAGATCGATCTCGGCGCTTACCCCGAGACGCCCAAGCAGGATCCTCAGCTAGCTCTCACGGTCGTCGGCGACACCGTGGTGGTCGGCCACGACCGGGGAACAGTTGTGGGAATCGCCTGA
- a CDS encoding PPOX class F420-dependent oxidoreductase, translating to MIPAEYEDLLTRPLFGHLATVRPDGTPQANPMWFSWDGEFLRFTNTTTRQKYRNVTAEPRIAMSVNDPDKPYRYLEVRGTVERIDPDPGAAFFAELAKRYGLELDGPPGDAAHRVVIVVRPEAVSYQ from the coding sequence TTGATCCCGGCCGAGTACGAGGACCTGCTGACCCGACCGCTGTTCGGGCACCTCGCCACCGTCCGCCCGGACGGCACCCCGCAGGCCAACCCGATGTGGTTCTCGTGGGACGGCGAGTTCCTGCGGTTCACCAACACGACGACCCGCCAGAAGTACCGCAACGTCACCGCCGAGCCGCGCATCGCGATGTCGGTGAACGACCCGGACAAGCCGTACCGCTACCTCGAGGTGCGCGGCACGGTGGAGCGAATCGATCCCGACCCGGGCGCGGCGTTCTTCGCGGAACTGGCGAAGCGCTACGGCCTGGAGCTCGACGGCCCGCCCGGAGACGCCGCCCACCGCGTGGTGATCGTCGTGCGGCCAGAGGCGGTGAGCTACCAGTAG
- a CDS encoding aldo/keto reductase — protein sequence MSLPTRALGPLPVSALGLGCMGMSFAYGTPDRGEAIATLHRALDLGVTLLDTADMYGAGDNEELLATVLTDRRDEVTLATKFGILTGEDGYPRGVDGSPAYAHRACDASLRRLGVDHIDLYYLHRPDPEVPIEDTVGAMAELVAEGKVRHLGLSESSAETIRRAAAVHPIAAVQSEWSVFSRDIERAVLPACRELGIGLVPYSPLGRGLLTGALPTEFADDDFRRTLPRFQRENLERNLETVGAVREIAAAHDATPGQVALAWLLAQGEDVVPIPGTKRVRYLEENAGALDVTLTPAELARLGALEPAGDRYPDMTWVERDTREGAVR from the coding sequence GTGTCCCTACCCACCCGCGCCCTCGGACCGCTCCCCGTGAGCGCGCTCGGCCTCGGCTGCATGGGCATGAGCTTCGCGTACGGCACGCCCGACCGCGGTGAGGCGATCGCAACCCTGCACCGGGCCCTCGACCTCGGCGTCACCCTCCTCGACACCGCCGACATGTACGGCGCCGGCGACAACGAGGAGCTGCTCGCCACAGTGCTCACCGACCGGCGGGACGAGGTCACGCTCGCCACCAAGTTCGGCATCCTGACCGGCGAGGACGGCTACCCGCGCGGTGTCGACGGAAGCCCCGCCTACGCGCACCGGGCCTGCGACGCGTCCCTGCGCCGGCTCGGCGTCGACCACATCGACCTGTACTACCTGCACCGGCCCGACCCCGAGGTGCCGATCGAGGACACCGTCGGCGCGATGGCCGAGCTCGTCGCGGAAGGGAAGGTGCGTCACCTCGGGCTCTCCGAGAGCTCCGCGGAGACGATCCGGCGCGCCGCGGCCGTCCACCCGATCGCGGCCGTGCAGTCCGAGTGGTCGGTGTTCAGCCGCGACATCGAGCGAGCCGTCCTGCCGGCGTGCCGGGAGCTCGGCATCGGCCTGGTGCCCTACAGCCCGCTCGGGAGGGGCCTGCTGACCGGCGCCCTGCCCACCGAGTTCGCCGACGACGACTTCCGCCGCACCCTGCCGCGGTTCCAGCGGGAGAACCTCGAGCGCAACCTGGAGACGGTCGGGGCCGTCCGGGAGATCGCCGCGGCCCACGACGCCACACCGGGACAGGTCGCGCTGGCGTGGCTGCTCGCGCAGGGCGAGGACGTCGTCCCCATTCCGGGCACCAAGCGCGTGCGCTACCTGGAGGAGAACGCCGGCGCGCTCGACGTCACGCTGACACCGGCCGAACTCGCCCGGCTCGGCGCGCTGGAGCCCGCCGGCGACCGCTACCCCGACATGACCTGGGTCGAACGTGACACCCGCGAAGGAGCCGTGCGTTGA
- a CDS encoding MerR family transcriptional regulator yields the protein MTASVDAALDRLQRQDAAVPAPDATLTIAEMAERTGVSAHTLRYYERIGLLSVARDTAGYRVYDARNYARVVFLNRLRMTGMSIRDLQRYIALVAEGEASVPERLRMMLAHRDAVRTQIQELTFALDTIEFKIAAYGGHAQP from the coding sequence ATGACCGCATCGGTGGACGCCGCCCTCGACCGCCTCCAGCGGCAGGACGCTGCGGTACCCGCCCCGGACGCGACTCTCACCATCGCCGAGATGGCCGAGCGCACCGGCGTCTCCGCCCACACGTTGCGGTACTACGAGCGGATCGGGCTGCTTTCGGTCGCCCGCGATACCGCGGGGTACCGGGTGTACGACGCCCGCAACTACGCCCGCGTGGTGTTCCTCAACCGGCTGCGGATGACCGGGATGTCCATCCGCGATCTGCAGCGCTACATCGCCCTCGTCGCCGAGGGCGAGGCGAGCGTGCCGGAACGGCTGCGGATGATGCTCGCCCACCGCGACGCGGTGCGTACGCAGATCCAGGAGCTCACGTTCGCGCTCGACACGATCGAGTTCAAGATCGCCGCCTACGGCGGGCACGCGCAGCCGTAG
- a CDS encoding cytochrome P450: protein MTDTLVPRITTLPTLRHPDRPFDPPPELAEIRERHPLVRMTYPDGHDGWLATGYDACRAVLADRRFSSRYELAHLPMEGAPPELPPAAVGDLTGIDAPEHTRLRRPLVGYFTVRRMRALTERVEEIAAEHLDAMQRDGSPVDLVTAFARPIPALVICELLGVPYADRDTFQRHVFTVTSHSSTLEAMGAAMGALHEYLLGLVRAKRAHPAEDILSSLTETDLNDDELAGVGAFLLGAGLDTTANMIALGTFALLCHPDQLAVLRSDPDVVEPAVEELLRYLTVGHTGLRVALEDVEVEGQVIRAGESVTLAMGAGNRDPRRYSDADVLDLRRGAPGHLTLGHGIHQCLGQQLARVEMRVAFPALLTRFPTLRLDCEPAEVPMRTDSNIYGVHHLPVGW from the coding sequence ATGACAGACACCCTCGTCCCGCGCATCACCACCCTGCCGACGCTCCGCCACCCGGACCGGCCGTTCGACCCGCCGCCTGAGCTGGCCGAGATCCGCGAGCGCCACCCGCTGGTGCGGATGACCTACCCAGACGGCCACGACGGCTGGCTGGCCACCGGCTACGACGCCTGCCGCGCCGTGCTCGCCGACCGCCGATTCAGCTCCCGCTACGAACTCGCGCACCTGCCGATGGAGGGCGCGCCGCCCGAGCTACCGCCGGCCGCCGTCGGTGATCTGACGGGGATCGACGCACCGGAGCACACCCGCCTGCGCCGCCCGCTCGTCGGCTACTTCACGGTGCGCCGCATGCGGGCACTCACCGAACGGGTGGAGGAGATCGCCGCCGAGCACCTCGACGCGATGCAGCGTGACGGGTCTCCGGTAGACCTCGTGACCGCGTTCGCGAGACCGATACCCGCGCTCGTCATCTGCGAGCTGCTCGGCGTGCCCTACGCGGACCGCGACACCTTCCAGCGCCATGTGTTCACGGTGACCAGCCACAGCAGCACGCTCGAGGCGATGGGCGCGGCCATGGGCGCGCTCCACGAATACCTGCTGGGTCTGGTACGAGCCAAGCGCGCCCACCCGGCCGAGGACATCCTCAGCAGCCTGACCGAGACCGACCTGAACGACGACGAGCTCGCGGGCGTCGGCGCCTTCCTGCTCGGAGCTGGCCTCGACACAACGGCGAACATGATCGCCCTCGGAACGTTCGCGCTGCTCTGCCATCCCGACCAGCTCGCGGTGTTGCGGTCGGACCCCGACGTCGTCGAGCCGGCCGTCGAGGAGCTGCTGCGCTATCTGACGGTCGGGCACACCGGCCTTCGCGTGGCGCTCGAGGACGTCGAGGTGGAGGGCCAGGTGATCCGGGCCGGCGAGTCGGTGACGCTCGCGATGGGGGCCGGCAACCGCGACCCGCGCCGGTACTCCGACGCGGACGTCCTCGACCTGCGCCGCGGCGCGCCCGGCCACCTGACGCTCGGCCACGGCATCCACCAGTGCCTCGGCCAGCAGCTGGCCCGCGTCGAGATGCGGGTGGCGTTTCCCGCACTGCTCACCCGGTTCCCGACGCTGCGGCTCGACTGCGAGCCGGCCGAGGTGCCGATGCGCACCGACTCCAACATCTATGGCGTGCACCACCTCCCAGTCGGCTGGTAG
- a CDS encoding ABC transporter permease: MTATLALRDCSTMLRRQLRHLQRYPSMTLMLVGMPVIFLLLFVYVLGGTLGAGLGGDRGDYATYVAPGILLMTVGTAVSGTSVSVAMDMTEGIIARFRTMAIFRPSVLTGHVLGSMVQTMLSVAVVAGVAVLVGFRPVAGVGGWLAAIGVIAAFSFALIWLGVALGVSAASVETASNTPMPLMLLPFLGSGFVPTDSMPAVLRWFAEYQPFTPVIETVRGLLMGTPVGGAAVAALAWSTAIATVSYVWAIRRYNRI; the protein is encoded by the coding sequence ATGACCGCGACCCTCGCGTTGCGTGACTGCTCGACGATGCTGCGCCGCCAGCTGCGGCACCTGCAGCGCTACCCCTCGATGACGCTGATGCTCGTCGGGATGCCGGTGATCTTCCTGCTGCTGTTCGTGTACGTCCTCGGCGGCACGCTGGGCGCCGGGCTCGGCGGCGACCGCGGCGACTACGCCACCTACGTCGCCCCAGGGATCCTGCTGATGACCGTGGGCACCGCCGTCAGCGGCACCTCCGTCTCGGTGGCGATGGACATGACCGAGGGCATCATCGCCCGGTTCCGCACGATGGCGATCTTCCGGCCGTCCGTGCTGACGGGGCACGTACTGGGCAGCATGGTCCAGACGATGCTGTCGGTCGCCGTGGTGGCCGGCGTCGCGGTCCTCGTCGGGTTCCGCCCGGTCGCGGGCGTCGGTGGATGGTTGGCCGCCATCGGCGTGATCGCCGCCTTCTCCTTCGCGCTGATCTGGCTCGGCGTCGCGCTCGGCGTGAGCGCGGCGAGCGTCGAGACCGCGAGCAACACCCCCATGCCACTCATGCTGCTGCCCTTCCTCGGCAGCGGGTTCGTCCCGACCGACTCCATGCCGGCCGTGCTGCGCTGGTTCGCCGAGTACCAGCCGTTCACCCCGGTCATCGAGACCGTGCGCGGCCTGCTCATGGGCACGCCGGTCGGCGGCGCCGCCGTCGCGGCCCTCGCGTGGAGCACCGCCATCGCCACGGTCAGCTACGTCTGGGCGATCCGCCGCTACAACCGCATCTGA
- a CDS encoding ATP-binding cassette domain-containing protein — MSRQPAISARGLRKAYGQTVVLDGLDLDIAAGSIFALLGPNGAGKTTIVNILATLVTADGGSARVAGHDPARDPDAVRAAIGVTGQFSAVDGLLTGEENLLLMADLHHLSRADGRQRARDLLDRFDLVEAARKPAATYSGGMRRRLDLAMGLVGRPRVLFLDEPTTGLDPRSRRALWQMIRELAATGVTVLLTTQYLEEADQLADRIAVLDHGRIVASGTADELKSLVPGGHVRLTFPDAAGYDAAARVLAGAVRDDAALALQVASGGTAHEIRDLLDQLDRLSVKADRLSVHTPDLDDVFLAFTGRPAAEVTSR, encoded by the coding sequence ATGTCCCGCCAACCGGCGATCAGCGCGCGCGGCCTGCGCAAGGCGTACGGCCAGACGGTGGTGCTCGACGGCCTCGACCTCGACATCGCGGCCGGCTCGATCTTCGCCCTGCTCGGGCCGAACGGCGCAGGCAAGACCACCATCGTCAACATCCTCGCGACGCTGGTCACCGCTGACGGCGGGAGCGCGCGCGTCGCGGGCCACGACCCGGCCCGCGATCCCGACGCGGTTCGCGCGGCGATCGGCGTGACCGGCCAGTTCTCCGCCGTCGACGGGCTGCTCACCGGCGAGGAGAACCTCCTCCTGATGGCCGACCTGCACCACCTGTCCCGGGCCGACGGCCGGCAGCGGGCCCGTGACCTGCTCGACCGCTTCGACCTGGTCGAGGCGGCCCGCAAGCCCGCTGCCACCTACTCCGGCGGCATGCGCAGGCGTCTCGACCTGGCGATGGGCCTCGTCGGCCGTCCGCGGGTGCTCTTCCTCGACGAGCCGACCACCGGGCTCGACCCGCGCAGCCGCCGCGCGCTCTGGCAGATGATCCGCGAGCTGGCCGCCACCGGCGTCACGGTCCTGCTCACCACCCAGTACCTGGAGGAGGCCGACCAGCTCGCCGACCGGATCGCGGTGCTCGACCACGGCCGGATCGTCGCCTCCGGCACGGCCGACGAGCTCAAGAGCCTCGTACCCGGCGGGCACGTCCGGCTGACCTTCCCCGACGCCGCAGGCTACGACGCGGCCGCGCGGGTGCTGGCCGGTGCCGTCCGCGACGACGCCGCCCTCGCCCTACAGGTGGCCAGCGGCGGCACCGCCCACGAGATCCGCGACCTGCTCGACCAGCTGGACCGTCTCAGCGTCAAGGCCGACCGGCTGTCCGTCCACACCCCCGACCTCGACGACGTGTTCCTCGCCTTCACCGGGCGACCGGCCGCGGAGGTGACTTCCCGATGA